From a region of the Triticum aestivum cultivar Chinese Spring chromosome 7D, IWGSC CS RefSeq v2.1, whole genome shotgun sequence genome:
- the LOC123164999 gene encoding uncharacterized protein isoform X2, giving the protein MAGKSIEAASSPFRTLVWRRAGTRCRSFCAARRPFLAREGYAAVAVGRVDGDNEGAAKSMRRLGPSSLESKGIVPFHGADPAPSSLAARGCRSHRRPEATTRAAAFKGAVHREMASLPERKTPIRIDMIFLPWCNLEHAKALCTGDGWPPGEDDTGLVAIFYSQKINVYYWIMYLELFATRQCGRIVLYYQLQQDVPGLTT; this is encoded by the exons ATGGCTGGCAAGAGCATCGAGGCTGCTTCCTCTCCGTTCAGGACGCTGGTCTGGCGTCGGGCCGGAACAAGGTGTCGTTCTTTCTGTGCCGCGCGCCGTCCGTTCTTGGCGCGAGAGGGCTACGCCGCCGTCGCAGTTGGCCGTGTTGACGGAGACAACGAGGGCGCCGCCAAGTCCATGCGCCGCCTCGGCCCCAGTAGCTTGGAGTCTAAAGGGATCGTGCCGTTCCATGGTGCAGACCCTGCGCCGTCGTCCTTGGCCGCGCGGGGCTGCAGATCGCACCGACGGCCAGAGGCGACCACCCGTGCGGCTGCGTTCAAAGGCGCTGTGCACAGGGAGATGGCCAGCCTCCCAGAGAGGAAGACACCGATCAGAATCGACATGATTTTCTTACCATGGTGTAATCTTGAGCACGCAAAGGCGCTGTGCACAGGAGATGGCTGGCCTCCCGGAGAGGATGACACTG GATTAGTGGCAATATTTTACTCTCAgaaaataaatgtttattattggaTAATGTACTTAGAATTATTTGCAACACGCCAATGCGGGCGAATAGTTTTGTACTATCAACTGCAACAAGATGTTCCGG GACTGACGACTTAA
- the LOC123164999 gene encoding uncharacterized protein isoform X1: MAGKSIEAASSPFRTLVWRRAGTRCRSFCAARRPFLAREGYAAVAVGRVDGDNEGAAKSMRRLGPSSLESKGIVPFHGADPAPSSLAARGCRSHRRPEATTRAAAFKGAVHREMASLPERKTPIRIDMIFLPWCNLEHAKALCTGDGWPPGEDDTGLVAIFYSQKINVYYWIMYLELFATRQCGRIVLYYQLQQDVPGIYILPFITTPYYIVLSMGK; this comes from the exons ATGGCTGGCAAGAGCATCGAGGCTGCTTCCTCTCCGTTCAGGACGCTGGTCTGGCGTCGGGCCGGAACAAGGTGTCGTTCTTTCTGTGCCGCGCGCCGTCCGTTCTTGGCGCGAGAGGGCTACGCCGCCGTCGCAGTTGGCCGTGTTGACGGAGACAACGAGGGCGCCGCCAAGTCCATGCGCCGCCTCGGCCCCAGTAGCTTGGAGTCTAAAGGGATCGTGCCGTTCCATGGTGCAGACCCTGCGCCGTCGTCCTTGGCCGCGCGGGGCTGCAGATCGCACCGACGGCCAGAGGCGACCACCCGTGCGGCTGCGTTCAAAGGCGCTGTGCACAGGGAGATGGCCAGCCTCCCAGAGAGGAAGACACCGATCAGAATCGACATGATTTTCTTACCATGGTGTAATCTTGAGCACGCAAAGGCGCTGTGCACAGGAGATGGCTGGCCTCCCGGAGAGGATGACACTG GATTAGTGGCAATATTTTACTCTCAgaaaataaatgtttattattggaTAATGTACTTAGAATTATTTGCAACACGCCAATGCGGGCGAATAGTTTTGTACTATCAACTGCAACAAGATGTTCCGGGTATCTACATCCTCCCCTTCATTACTACTCCGTACTATATAGTCCTATCAATGGGAAAATGA
- the LOC123164999 gene encoding uncharacterized protein isoform X3: MAGKSIEAASSPFRTLVWRRAGTRCRSFCAARRPFLAREGYAAVAVGRVDGDNEGAAKSMRRLGPSSLESKGIVPFHGADPAPSSLAARGCRSHRRPEATTRAAAFKGAVHREMASLPERKTPIRIDMIFLPWCNLEHAKALCTGDGWPPGEDDTGLTT, from the exons ATGGCTGGCAAGAGCATCGAGGCTGCTTCCTCTCCGTTCAGGACGCTGGTCTGGCGTCGGGCCGGAACAAGGTGTCGTTCTTTCTGTGCCGCGCGCCGTCCGTTCTTGGCGCGAGAGGGCTACGCCGCCGTCGCAGTTGGCCGTGTTGACGGAGACAACGAGGGCGCCGCCAAGTCCATGCGCCGCCTCGGCCCCAGTAGCTTGGAGTCTAAAGGGATCGTGCCGTTCCATGGTGCAGACCCTGCGCCGTCGTCCTTGGCCGCGCGGGGCTGCAGATCGCACCGACGGCCAGAGGCGACCACCCGTGCGGCTGCGTTCAAAGGCGCTGTGCACAGGGAGATGGCCAGCCTCCCAGAGAGGAAGACACCGATCAGAATCGACATGATTTTCTTACCATGGTGTAATCTTGAGCACGCAAAGGCGCTGTGCACAGGAGATGGCTGGCCTCCCGGAGAGGATGACACTG GACTGACGACTTAA